From Thermodesulfobacteriota bacterium, a single genomic window includes:
- a CDS encoding metallophosphoesterase — MRTLVIGDIHGNLPALRQVFSRAKFDPARDRLIAIGDVFNNHPYSAGCVEELIRVKNLVWCLGNHDALALSWLRGEWGNGKRLGPWRQEDLAAIKLSYDGGKTKSDRKRMKIHAAFVGSAATLYHVDEENRLFVHAGIDWRFPVNRQPDPAVYYTDRATYAVHAVVHALRCTNFPYKDVFIGHTKTINEYPDGKPVRRANLWNIDTGAGSWGKLTMMDVETYQYWQSDFGPRITS, encoded by the coding sequence ATGCGGACTCTGGTCATCGGCGACATTCACGGCAACCTCCCTGCCCTCCGGCAAGTCTTCTCACGTGCGAAGTTCGACCCCGCCAGGGACCGCCTCATCGCCATCGGCGACGTCTTCAACAACCACCCCTACTCCGCCGGCTGCGTCGAAGAGCTCATCCGCGTCAAGAACCTCGTCTGGTGCCTCGGGAACCACGACGCCCTCGCGCTCTCGTGGCTTCGCGGCGAATGGGGCAATGGCAAACGCCTCGGCCCCTGGCGCCAGGAAGACCTTGCCGCCATCAAACTCTCCTACGACGGCGGCAAAACCAAGTCCGACAGGAAACGCATGAAAATCCACGCCGCTTTCGTCGGCAGCGCCGCCACGCTCTACCACGTCGACGAGGAGAACCGCCTCTTCGTTCACGCCGGCATCGATTGGCGCTTCCCCGTAAACCGCCAGCCCGACCCGGCGGTCTACTATACAGACCGCGCCACCTATGCCGTCCACGCCGTGGTTCACGCCCTCCGCTGCACAAACTTCCCCTACAAGGACGTCTTCATCGGCCACACGAAAACCATCAACGAATACCCGGACGGAAAACCCGTCCGCCGCGCCAACCTCTGGAACATCGACACGGGCGCCGGCTCGTGGGGCAAGCTCACGATGATGGATGTGGAAACGTATCAGTACTGGCAAAGCGACTTCGGCCCACGCATCACTTCCTGA